The bacterium genome has a window encoding:
- a CDS encoding methionine adenosyltransferase domain-containing protein, protein ARIRKVFDLTPKGIIETLQLRRPIYRDTASYGHFGRSGENFTWEKTNRTEQLA, encoded by the coding sequence GCGCGCATTCGCAAGGTGTTCGACTTAACCCCGAAAGGAATCATCGAAACCCTTCAGCTTCGCCGGCCGATCTATCGGGATACCGCCAGCTATGGCCACTTCGGCCGATCGGGCGAGAATTTCACCTGGGAAAAGACGAATCGCACGGAGCAACTTGCATGA